The following proteins are co-located in the Oncorhynchus keta strain PuntledgeMale-10-30-2019 unplaced genomic scaffold, Oket_V2 Un_contig_3206_pilon_pilon, whole genome shotgun sequence genome:
- the LOC127923763 gene encoding 28S ribosomal protein S33, mitochondrial-like, which translates to MASLSNYAVRMARLSARIFGDVARPTDNKSMKVVQLFKEPPMAQKKEVYDWYPQHKIYYALTQKLRYMGLFRDEHEDFKEEMRRLRKLRGKGKPKKGEGKRATKKK; encoded by the exons ATGGCCAGCCTGTCCAACTACGCCGTACGTATGGCGCGTCTCAGTGCACGTATCTTTGGGGATGTGGCGCGTCCTACGGACAACAAGTCCATGAAGGTGGTCCAGCTGTTCAAGGAGCCGCCCATGGCCCAGAAAAAGGAGGTGTACGACTGGTACCCTCAACACAAGATCTACTATGCCCTTACGCAGAAGCTACGATACATGGGACTCTTCAG AGATGAACACGAGGACTTCAAGGAGGAGATGCGTCGGCTGAGGAAACTGAGAGGCAAAGGGAAACCCAAGAAGGGCGAGGGAAAGAGAGCCACCAAGAAGAAATGA